The sequence GCGGCGGTCCCATCGGCGCGGAGATGGCGCAGACCTTCGCCCGCTTCGGCACGCAGGTGACGTTGTTCGTCAAGGACAATCACTTCCTGCCCAGAGAAGATCGCGATGCAGCGGCGATTTTGGAACGAGCGTTCGTCCGTGATGGCGTGCAGTTCATCCGCGGCGCGGCGCTTCAGGAGGTTACGGCATCAGAGGGCGGCAAAACGCTGCACTACGAACTGGAAGGGCAGTCCGGTCAGCTGGAAGTGGATGCCATCCTGGTCTCCATCGGCCGCGTGCCCAACATCGAGGGCCTCGATCTTGAAGCGGCCAACGTGGCGTACAGCGAGCAGGGGGTAACAGTGGACGATGGCCTGAGCACCACCAACCCGCACATCTACGCGGCCGGCGACGTGGCCATAAAATACCATTTCACACACATGGCCGATGCGACCTCCCGCATCGTGTTGCAGAATGCGCTCTTTCCGGGCCCCCGGAAGAAGCTAAGCAACCTGGTCGTGCCGTGGACCACCTACACCGACCCCGAGGTGGCGCACGTAGGGATGTGCGAGCACGACGCCGAAGCAGCGGGCATCGAGTTTGACACCTTCTTCAGATCCTTGAGCGAGGTCGACCGTGCCCGCACCGACGGCGAGACTGACGGTTTTGTCAAGGTCCTGGTCAAGAAGGGGACCGATCAGATCCTGGGCGCTACCATTGTGGCCGGTGAAGCCGGCGAGATGCTCAACGAGATCACGCTGGCCATGGTGGCAGGTCTCGGTTTGAAGACGTTGTCCACCGTCATCCATCCGTACCCGACGCAATCAGAAGCCATCAAAAAAATAGCCGATGGCTATAACCGCACGCGCCTGACACCCTCGGTAAAGCGCCTGTTCACGACCTGGCTGTCGTGGGCGCGACGCTAAGTATAGTTTCACAAGATCATTGGGTATGTTCCCTCGCCTCACAGGCGATTGGCACGCGCCAGAAGCCTGAGAACATTTGAAATCGTACTTAAAGTAATGCTACTTTGAAACCAGGGGTTTAAAGCCGGCCACACGGGCATCCATCGGGTGGCGATGGCGCTGACAAACTCCTGGTCTCTATCAGGAATCACTTTAGTACTACAACGAGACTTTGTCATTCTGAGGCGTCTGCGCCGAAGAATCTCGACCTGTTTGACCGCTGGAGATGCTTCGGCGCGCTTTGCGTCGGCATGACGATTGATCGAACCCTGGTTAACCTACGCCCGGCTGTACCAGGCTGACAATCCCGGCATTCCCGGGAATGAAAAAGCCCCTGACCGCGAAGACGTGGTCAAGGGCTTTTCCGCCTGAACAGCTGTGTCTAGAATCGTTTGCTCAGTGGGATGAACAGCAGACCTGTGACAACGCCAAAGATCATGTGGCCCATCAGGCTCAGCCACTGATCGCTGCCGATTTTCAGGACCATATCGCCCATTCCCAGCATCAAGGGCATTAGAATGAGCGCACCCAGCACCCACCAGATCACGCCGTTGATCGCGCCGGCTACGATCGCCGTGCCGGTTGTCTGGGGCAAGCGGCTGGCCACCAGGCCGTAGACGCCGCCAATGCCGGCGCTGATGGCCATATGGACGATGAAGCCGACGATGGGGCTTTGCGACTTGACGAGCATTGCTACCATTGGAAGCATCCCCATCATGGCCATCATCATGCCAAAGACGAGACCGCCGCCGAGGCCAGCGATAGCGCCGGCGATAATAGAGGAAACCAGTGAACGACTTTCTGTGTTTGCGTTGCTTACTGTAGTAGTCATGATTCTTTCTCCTTAAATGCGAAAATGCGAGTGATTTCTAAACGGGCTTGTTTACCCGCCCAGTGTACTTGACGACCTGTCGCGACGTTTTCTTACCCCCGAACTGAATGAATTTTCCCAGGGGCTGGGCGCAACGTTCGTGACGCCGGGTCTGGCGATTGGCCTCACTGGAGTGCATGGATGGCGAAGCCGCGTCGGCAATCGCCCGACCGTGGCCAGGCAATTGCATCGATTGCCAGTAAGATTCACTGCCCTCCGGTTGTCTGAGGCTGTGGGGACGAGGAGCATCTGCCTTATGATTGGGGGCTCCCCGGCCTGATCAAAGACAAAAAGGGAGTATGTCAATGCTGGATGACAAGTTACGCGCTTACAAAGACCAATTGCTCAGGCCGTTTGTGGGCTTGATGGGCCACATCTCTCCCAACACCATCACGGTGATGGCAATGGTGGTGGGCCTGGCAGCCGCGGGTCTCGCCGCCGGACAAATGTATCTGTGGGCCCTCTTTCTGTGGCTGGTCAGCAGAATTCTGGATGGAATGGATGGTTTGGTAGCCCGCCTTCGCAATCAGCAGAGCGACTTCGGCGGCTACCTGGACATGGTGACCGACTCCGTGGTATACGCCGCCGTGCCAATCGGCCTGTTTCTGGGCAACCCAACGCTCGAACTCGGCATCAGCCTGGCGTTTCTATTGGGCAGCTTCTACGTCAACCTGGCATCATGGATGTATCTATCGGCGATACTGGAAAAGCGCAATCTGGGGGCGAACACCCGTGGTGAGCTAACTACGGTGACAATGCCGGCTGGCCTGGTAGGCGGCGCGGAGACGATCCTCTTCTATTGCGCGTTCTTCATCTGGCCGGGCGCGTTGCTATGGCTTTTCCTGGCAATGGCTGCGCTGGTAGTGCTTGGCACGCTACAGCGCGTGTGGTGGGCGAATAAAAACCTGCCTGGCCCGCTGGCCCGCCAGGTCGCAGAGACCAGGAAGGAGACGGCAGTACACGGCCCATTTGGCCATGCCTGGGACGAACACACAGCCGCAGTTGTCGATGTATAGAAAAACTTCTGATCCAGGCACTCTTGTGGAGGAGCTATGGACGCTAAGTCCAAACCACCTGAGATGATGGAACCTGCTGTTTTGATCACCGGCGTCACCGACGGCATTGGCCGCGCCCTGGCGGAGCATTACGCCTCAGCGGGGAACCGTGTCCTGGGCGTTGGCCGACGCCCGCAACAGGCATCGCCCGCCGCTCTCCTGGCGACCGGCGCCTATTGCCAGGTTGATCTTGCCCGGCCTGGAGCTGCCGAGACGATGCAAAGCTTCCTGGACGCCCGGGGGATCGATCAGATCAACCTTCTGGTGCACAACGCAGCCGTGGGCTGGTATGGTCCCATCGCGGCGCAAAGCCAGGACTCCATCGCGGAGACAATTTCGTGCGCGCCTGGACCAAAGCTAATTTCAACATCTATTTCGGCAATACCGTGCTGTACGCTGTGGCGACGACCATCATCGAGTTGATCAAATCTTCCACCTGCGGTTATGTGCTGGCGCGTTACGACTTTCCCGGCAGGAAACTGCTATATGGTCTGATCGTTGGAACCCTGTTCATTCCCATTGCGTCGATCATCATTCCCCAATTCGTGCTGATCAAGGGTTTAGGCCTGCTCAATACCCGTGCTGGCGTGATCCTTTATCCTCTTCCAGGGCTACTTCGTGCGCGGACTGGCCGGCGCGGTGAAGGAATAAACAGGGCGTTCGCTTCGGCCTTTGTGGTCTTCTTCTCCTCTCTCAGTAGTTTTCCCGCGATTGGCGTCAGCGCCTGTTTATGGTAAAATGCTGCCCACTTAATCGTATCCAATTTACTCGACAACCTATCGCGGGGGGGGCTATGCTTGCCAAAGTATTCAGTTGCTCAGTTATTGGACTGGACGGCACCGTTGTTGAGGTAGAGGTTGATATTTACTCCAATGCTTTGCCTTCGATTATATTGGTCGGCTTACCTGACGCCGCAGTCAAAGAGTCGACGGAACGAGTTCGAGCCGCGCTGGTCAATTCCAGCCTGATGTATCCCCGCGGCCGGGTGACGGTCAACCTGGCGCCGGCCGACCTGCGAAAGGTCGGACCGGTGTATGACCTGCCCATTGCTGTGGGCCTGCTGGCCGCCAGTGGACAGGT comes from Chloroflexota bacterium and encodes:
- a CDS encoding mercuric reductase, which codes for MSYNTIVAEQTVAASDGLADTTLAGAFPGPGVEVLPMDEYNRKLVANVHPADWQNPRVDGRYNLVVIGGGTAGLIGALGTAGLGGKAALIERHLLGGDCLNWGCVPSKSLIRSARVIGELRKAAELGIIVPDGVQVDFGAIMARMRALRADISHDDSMDRLVRDGVEVFLGEARFTAPDTVEVFDGQERQTLRFAKALIATGGRARELPLPGLAEAGYLTNETLFQLTEQPRRMAVIGGGPIGAEMAQTFARFGTQVTLFVKDNHFLPREDRDAAAILERAFVRDGVQFIRGAALQEVTASEGGKTLHYELEGQSGQLEVDAILVSIGRVPNIEGLDLEAANVAYSEQGVTVDDGLSTTNPHIYAAGDVAIKYHFTHMADATSRIVLQNALFPGPRKKLSNLVVPWTTYTDPEVAHVGMCEHDAEAAGIEFDTFFRSLSEVDRARTDGETDGFVKVLVKKGTDQILGATIVAGEAGEMLNEITLAMVAGLGLKTLSTVIHPYPTQSEAIKKIADGYNRTRLTPSVKRLFTTWLSWARR
- a CDS encoding CDP-alcohol phosphatidyltransferase family protein, which produces MLDDKLRAYKDQLLRPFVGLMGHISPNTITVMAMVVGLAAAGLAAGQMYLWALFLWLVSRILDGMDGLVARLRNQQSDFGGYLDMVTDSVVYAAVPIGLFLGNPTLELGISLAFLLGSFYVNLASWMYLSAILEKRNLGANTRGELTTVTMPAGLVGGAETILFYCAFFIWPGALLWLFLAMAALVVLGTLQRVWWANKNLPGPLARQVAETRKETAVHGPFGHAWDEHTAAVVDV